Proteins co-encoded in one Medicago truncatula cultivar Jemalong A17 chromosome 8, MtrunA17r5.0-ANR, whole genome shotgun sequence genomic window:
- the LOC25501334 gene encoding polygalacturonase 1 beta-like protein 3 — MKKMQKQLGHIIHTLFILLSILTVGLAINHEKEKNQNPFTPKAYVIRYWDRVIKNNLPKPSFILSKASPLSATEAATFTKHAAANTLSTKLPEFCSAAHLFCFPELTKQRPFDPSHFTVYETDQNFTFYSLGENFTTYGTHKLNGIDAFKNYSNGLYNEKHNEFARYSKISTGHNDSFKNYALNNNEGVQTFNSYGTKSMAGFGEFKAYSEESNIPNLKFTTYTASVTGREQSFVSYSDGGNSGNQSFASYGKDSIHAVNGFTQYAKNANVFKSDFSGYSEKGSSAVDAFVSYSKNLNKPENTFKNYGKGSFAAQEKFTNYRDGAGSGDDSFTSYGENSQRGVKVDFNNYGQNPDYPKSPGSETFKGYAKGADLDHKVSFKVYNGNNNTFKDYDKKGISFASYNKTTTSTNSLSDSGSLAKNMVQPGKFFREKMLKEGTVMPMPDIRDKLPPRSFLPRSILTKLPFASSKLNEMKQVFKVSENSSMNKMMVDALSECERAPSVGETKRCVGSLEDMIDFATSVLGHSVTVRSTENVNGAGKDVMVGKVKGINGGKVTESVSCHQSLFPYLLYYCHSVPNVHVYEADLLDPVSKAKINHGVAICHLDTTAWSSTHGAFMALGSAPGQIEVCHWIFENDMTWSSAD; from the exons ATGAAGAAAATGCAGAAACAACTTGGTCACATTATTCACACCCTCTTCATCCTTCTCTCCATACTCACT GTTGGTTTAGCTATAAATCATGAAAAAGAGAAGAACCAAAACCCATTCACTCCAAAAGCTTATGTAATTCGTTATTGGGATAGAGTGATCAAAAACAACTTACCAAAACCATCTTTCATCCTCTCTAAGGCCTCACCACTCAGCGCCACCGAAGCCGCGACATTCACAAAACACGCGGCCGCCAACACACTCTCCACAAAGCTGCCGGAATTCTGCTCCGCCGCCCATCTCTTCTGCTTCCCGGAACTCACAAAACAACGTCCTTTCGACCCCTCACATTTCACTGTCTACGAAACTGACCAGAATTTCACCTTCTACAGCCTCGGAGAGAATTTCACCACCTATGGAACTCACAAACTCAATGGAATCGACGCGTTCAAGAATTACTCCAACGGTTTATACAACGAAAAACACAACGAATTCGCAAGATACAGCAAAATCTCCACCGGCCACAATGACAGTTTCAAAAACTACGCCTTAAACAACAATGAGGGTGTGCAAACCTTCAACAGCTACGGCACTAAATCCATGGCTGGATTCGGTGAATTCAAAGCCTACTCTGAAGAAAGCAACATTCCTAACCTAAAATTCACCACCTACACAGCCTCCGTGACCGGAAGAGAACAATCATTCGTAAGCTACAGCGATGGTGGTAACTCCGGTAACCAAAGTTTCGCAAGTTACGGCAAAGACTCTATTCACGCAGTTAACGGTTTCACTCAGTATGCGAAAAATGCTAACGTCTTCAAATCTGATTTCTCTGGATATTCAGAAAAAGGCTCAAGCGCTGTAGATGCTTTCGTAAGCTATAGtaagaatttgaacaaacctgAGAATACTTTCAAGAACTATGGTAAAGGAAGTTTTGCTGCTCAAGAGAAATTCACCAATTACAGAGATGGAGCTGGTTCTGGTGATGATTCTTTCACTTCGTATGGTGAGAATTCGCAGCGCGGGGTCAAGGTGGATTTCAATAACTACGGTCAAAATCCAGATTATCCAAAATCTCCAGGAAGTGAAACTTTCAAAGGCTATGCTAAAGGTGCTGATTTAGATCATAAGGTTTCGTTTAAAGTTTACAATGggaataataatacatttaaggATTATGACAAGAAAGGTATTTCTTTTGCTAGTTATAATAAAACTACTACTTCAACTAACTCTCTCAGTGATAGTGGTAGTTTGGCAAAAAACATGGTTCAACCTGGTAAGTTTTTCCGGGAGAAGATGTTGAAGGAAGGGACAGTTATGCCTATGCCAGATATAAGGGATAAATTACCGCCAAGGTCGTTTTTGCCTCGTTCCATTTTGACCAAATTGCCATTTGCATCTTCTAAGTTGAATGAGATGAAGCAAGTTTTCAAGGTGTCCGAGAATTCTTCGATGAATAAGATGATGGTGGATGCGTTGAGTGAGTGCGAGAGGGCGCCGAGTGTAGGTGAAACGAAGCGTTGTGTGGGTTCTCTTGAGGATATGATTGATTTTGCAACTTCTGTTTTGGGTCACAGTGTTACTGTTCGGTCCACTGAGAATGTAAATGGGGCGGGCAAGGATGTCATGGTGGGTAAAGTTAAGGGGATAAATGGTGGAAAAGTTACTGAATCTGTATCGTGTCACCAGAGTTTGTTTCCTTATTTGTTATACTACTGTCACTCGGTTCCAAATGTTCATGTCTATGAAGCGGATCTATTGGATCCAGTTTCTAAGGCAAAGATTAATCATGGTGTTGCTATTTGCCACTTAGATACAACTGCTTGGAGCTCCACCCATGGTGCATTCATGGCTCTTGGGTCTGCCCCTGGTCAGATCGAAGTGTGTCATTGGATCTTTGAGAATGACATGACTTGGAGCTCTGCCGACTAA